A region from the Etheostoma spectabile isolate EspeVRDwgs_2016 chromosome 9, UIUC_Espe_1.0, whole genome shotgun sequence genome encodes:
- the LOC116695062 gene encoding claudin-18 isoform X2: MAASMIQLIGFMLSMLGQFLISAATAIDMWSLQDRSFTVVTNVYTYSGLWNLCVGTSYGTTQCRPYFTILGLPALLQAVRALMIVGIVIGAIGCLIAIFSMKCLKMGNMEDNIKATMTLTSGIMFLLAGVCGIAGVSAFANLIVQSFRFTTYADGGFSSFGGAGIGGLSGNLTPRYTFGPALFVGWIGGAILVVGGIMMCLACRGMTPERNRAYDGMTYKAASHHTIYKSDTRPRPAINDSYKAQSVEGRHSNQRFDYV; the protein is encoded by the exons ATGGCTGCCTCGATGATTCAGTTAATAGGAttcatgttgtccatgttggGGCAATTCCTAATATCAGCTGCGACAGCAATTGACATGTGGAGCTTGCAAGACCGATCATTTACAGTTGTTACTAATGTGTACACCTATTCTGGGCTGTGGAACCTATGTGTAGGGACATCATACGGTACCACACAGTGCAGGCCTTATTTTACCATACTAGGACTACCAG CTCTGCTGCAAGCAGTGCGGGCCCTGATGATTGTTGGTATTGTCATTGGAGCCATCGGCTGCCTGATCGCCATCTTTTCAATGAAGTGCTTGAAAATGGGGAACATGGAGGACAACATCAAAGCCACAATGACTCTGACTTCTGGAATCATGTTTCTTCTTGCAG gcGTGTGTGGCATTGCTGGGGTGTCAGCCTTTGCCAACTTGATTGTGCAAAGTTTTCGCTTCACAACCTACGCAGATGGTGGGTTCAGCTCGTTTGGAGGAGCGGGTATTGGTGGACTCTCAGGAAATCTGACTCCAAG GTACACTTTTGGCCCTGCTCTCTTTGTGGGCTGGATTGGCGGAGCCATCTTGGTTGTTGGAGGTATCATGATGTGTCTGGCCTGCCGTGGAATGACTCCAGAAAGAAACAGAGC GTACGACGGGATGACCTACAAAGCTGCATCTCACCACACTATCTACAAGTCGGACACCAGACCCCGTCCAGCCATCAATGACTCCTACAAGGCCCAGAGTGTGGAGGGAAGGCATTCCAATCAGAGATTTGACTACGTGTAG
- the LOC116695062 gene encoding claudin-18 isoform X1: MAATLCQVMGLLLSLLGVAGIIAATGMDQWATEDLFDNPVTAIFSYSGLWNSCVRQSSGFTECRPYFTILGLPALLQAVRALMIVGIVIGAIGCLIAIFSMKCLKMGNMEDNIKATMTLTSGIMFLLAGVCGIAGVSAFANLIVQSFRFTTYADGGFSSFGGAGIGGLSGNLTPRYTFGPALFVGWIGGAILVVGGIMMCLACRGMTPERNRAYDGMTYKAASHHTIYKSDTRPRPAINDSYKAQSVEGRHSNQRFDYV, from the exons ATGGCAGCCACTCTCTGTCAAGTAATGGGCTTGCTTTTGAGTTTGTTAGGGGTGGCAGGTATAATCGCAGCGACGGGGATGGACCAGTGGGCAACCGAAGACCTCTTTGATAACCCTGTGACGGCCATTTTCTCCTACTCAGGCCTGTGGAATTCATGCGTCCGCCAGAGCTCCGGCTTCACAGAGTGCCGACCGTATTTCACCATTCTGGGACTGCCAG CTCTGCTGCAAGCAGTGCGGGCCCTGATGATTGTTGGTATTGTCATTGGAGCCATCGGCTGCCTGATCGCCATCTTTTCAATGAAGTGCTTGAAAATGGGGAACATGGAGGACAACATCAAAGCCACAATGACTCTGACTTCTGGAATCATGTTTCTTCTTGCAG gcGTGTGTGGCATTGCTGGGGTGTCAGCCTTTGCCAACTTGATTGTGCAAAGTTTTCGCTTCACAACCTACGCAGATGGTGGGTTCAGCTCGTTTGGAGGAGCGGGTATTGGTGGACTCTCAGGAAATCTGACTCCAAG GTACACTTTTGGCCCTGCTCTCTTTGTGGGCTGGATTGGCGGAGCCATCTTGGTTGTTGGAGGTATCATGATGTGTCTGGCCTGCCGTGGAATGACTCCAGAAAGAAACAGAGC GTACGACGGGATGACCTACAAAGCTGCATCTCACCACACTATCTACAAGTCGGACACCAGACCCCGTCCAGCCATCAATGACTCCTACAAGGCCCAGAGTGTGGAGGGAAGGCATTCCAATCAGAGATTTGACTACGTGTAG